The Molothrus ater isolate BHLD 08-10-18 breed brown headed cowbird chromosome 1, BPBGC_Mater_1.1, whole genome shotgun sequence genome includes a window with the following:
- the FAM83H gene encoding LOW QUALITY PROTEIN: protein FAM83H (The sequence of the model RefSeq protein was modified relative to this genomic sequence to represent the inferred CDS: deleted 1 base in 1 codon), which translates to MARRSQSSSQGDNPLDPNYLPPHYKEYYRLALDVLTEEGKESYQRFLAEEAAPDFLCGSEVEHIIQNLQKPQYANQEGSTDTAGDNDMDGSSGTYWPMNSDLAVPELDLGWPMVFGFRGTEVTTLVQPPPPDNPSIKEEARRMIRAAQQVVAIVMDVFTDVDLLYEVLDAASRRVPVYILLDEMNSQLFLDTAAKCRVNLNYVEFLRVRTVSGPTYYCRTGMSFKGHLKEKFLLVDCMVVLSGNYSFMWSFEKIHRSIAHIFQGELVASFDEEFRILFAQSEPLVPPANVLAKAENTFALAPFGNNMPFFPKKGPLMFQRDESLFPSFMDRVDPDRYFLSNFRRDDMLRHTVEGSAMRMYKKVEMENSQMDPVRGFLRSKQLELDAFKRHSFAEGTFENFASAKQYTRQMFMNNMDEFKIQSSHFQKDQFYQYQFEHPHLPGRPQGFFERIRGGRPGFNELEDYGEGPRYPELEPSFPQEGFPLRLDYVPSNSSREVRHGSDQLNPTGNGPMGMMLRRQNIGQKFICQTSPTQKQSLEQRLFLQDKDEEQDDDKNTQENRTGLRNWRISSYLSAYQSEPDEGLPMPMESEAYNDALGDPLTKHPTDLVPAFKPPTPFSSKPLGIDSAKESADSDRAGEETSIMKPDAFRSRINPLIQRSSRLRSSLIFSAAKLDQPNTTIEKVQMIQKEQMSSELTKDNETIKTAASSKVAELLEKYKAVGKDMERGTVTHTKAVSGYLQEESQNTEKKCTKSVQYKILESRVLDSKDSCSTYKMHGDLDRAFGMASSTPQLGDALSKDPLAHLGTKVDKLSSRFYPIENKPPLPEKESLIFVGDTQKLALPEKKDRVTFREDSPKLVNTDMKKPQVRTSTTSSVLESLSRSQGSDSSLNKSEEDCSKQEQNPMEFLRKGSLRLKQLLNPKGEKKLEEEPASESGKCDKQAVVLKRSSIGDCQEAMEEEKPPKFAAPLPPKSSQTTQGRFPSSTANILYSSNLRDDTKVILEQISANSQKNRAELAKQLPSTSNPDLSRSTTSLERKGEKEKSCNIHRSESFGSQKRNLQRQPSEDRDTLLKKMENMRKEKRVYSRFEVFCKKDEHTSPSEEEYDTDAKDKKMGKFMPKILGTFKTKK; encoded by the exons ATGGCTCGTCGATCCCAAAGCTCCTCCCAGGGGGACAACCCCCTGGACCCCAACTACCTTCCCCCCCACTACAAGGAGTACTACCGCCTGGCCCTGGATGTGCTCACGGAGGAGGGCAAGGAGAGCTACCAGCGCTTCCTGGCCGAGGAGGCGGCCCCAGATTTCCTCTGTGGCTCCGAGGTGGAGCACATCATCCAGAACCTCCAGAAGCCCCAGTACGCCAACCAGGAGGGCAGCACGGACACGGCGGGGGACAATGACATGGACGGGTCCTCCGGGACGTACTGGCCCATGAACTCAGACCTGGCCGTGCCTGAGCTCGACCTGGGCTGGCCGATGGTCTTCGGCTTCAGGGGAACAGAGGTGACCACGCTGGTGCAGCCACCCCCGCCAGACAACCCCAGCATCAAGGAGGAGGCTCGCAGGATGATCCGAGCAGCTCAGCAG GTGGTGGCCATCGTGATGGACGTTTTCACCGACGTGGATCTGCTGTATGAGGTGCTGGATGCTGCTTCTCGCCGGGTGCCTGTCTACATCCTGCTGGATGAAATGAACTCCCAGCTCTTCCTCGACACAGCTGCCAAGTGCAGAGTCAACCTCAACTATGTGGAG TTCCTGAGGGTGAGGACGGTGTCTGGCCCAACCTACTACTGCCGCACA GGGATGTCCTTCAAGGGGCACCTGAAGGAGAAGTTCCTGCTGGTGGACTGCATGGTAGTGCTGAGTGGCAACTACAG TTTCATGTGGTCCTTTGAGAAGATTCACAGGAGCATTGCCCACATCTTCCAGGGTGAGCTGGTGGCCAGCTTTGATGAAGAATTCCGCATTTTGTTTGCACAGTCGGAGCCTCTGGTTCCTCCAGCCAACGTCCTGGCAAAGGCAGAGAACACATTTGCCCTGGCTCCCTTTGGCAATAACATGCCTTTCTTCCCCAAGAAAGGCCCCCTGATGTTCCAGAGGGACGAGAGTCTCTTCCCCTCCTTCATGGACAGGGTGGATCCGGACAGGTACTTCCTGTCCAATTTCCGGCGGGATGACATGCTGCGGCACACCGTGGAGGGGTCGGCCATGCGCATGTACAAAAAGGTGGAAATGGAGAATTCCCAGATGGATCCCGTCAGGGGCTTCCTCCGTTCcaagcagctggagctggacgCTTTTAAGAGACACAGTTTTGCAGAAGGAACATTTGAAAATTTTGCTTCTGCCAAGCAGTACACCCGGCAGATGTTCATGAACAACATGGATGAGTTCAAAATCCAATCCAGTCATTTCCAGAAGGACCAGTTCTACCAGTACCAGTTTGAACATCCTCATCTTCCTGGCAGACCTCAGGGATTCTTTGAGAGGATTCGAGGGGGGAGGCCGGGATTCAATGAACTGGAAGACTACGGAGAGGGACCCCGATACCCCGAACTGGAGCCCAGTTTCCCACAGGAGGGTTTCCCCCTACGGCTGGACTACGTGCCCTCAAATTCTTCCAGGGAGGTGAGACATGGCTCTGACCAGCTGAACCCCACAGGCAACGGCCCCATGGGAATGATGCTACGGAGGCAGAACATTGGACAGAAATTCATTTGCCAGACTTCTCCCACGCAGAagcagagcttggagcagcgCCTGTTCCTACAGGACAAGGATGAAGAGCAGGATGACGACAAgaacacacaggaaaacagaacGGGGTTACGGAACTGGAGGATTTCTTCGTACCTCAGTGCGTACCAGTCGGAACCAGATGAGGGGCTCCCAATGCCGATGGAGTCCGAGGCGTACAACGATGCTCTGGGGGATCCCCTCACAAAGCACCCCACTGACCTCGTCCCAGCCTTCAAACCCCCCACGCCCTTCAGCAGCAAGCCACTGGGAATTGACAGTGCCAAGGAATCTGCAGATTCTGATAGAGCAGGTGAAGAAACCTCGATCATGAAACCAGATGCCTTCAGGTCCAGGATAAATCCCTTGATCCAGAGGAGCTCCAGGCTCAGGTCCTCTCTGATTTTCAGTGCTGCCAAATTAGATCAGCCCAACACCACAATAGAAAAGGTGCAGATGATCCAAAAAGAGCAAATGTCCAGTGAGTTAACAAAGGACAATGAAACCATCAAGACAGCTGCCTCCTCCAAAGTGGCCGAGCTGCTGGAGAAGTACAAAGCTGTGGGCAAGGACATGGAACGGGGCACGGTCACCCACACCAAAGCTGTTTCGGGTTACCTACAGGAGGAATCTCAGAATACAGAGAAGAAATGTACCAAATCTGTGCAGTATAAGATTCTGGAGAGCAGGGTGCTGGACTCCAAAGACTCCTGCAGTACTTACAAGATGCATGGAGATTTGGACAGAGCATTTGGAATGGCCTCATCCACCCCGCAGCTTGGGGACGCATTGAGTAAAGATCCCCTGGCACATCTTGGCACTAAGGTGGACAAGCTGTCATCCCGGTTTTACCCCATTGAGAACAAACCTCCTCTTCCAGAGAAGGAGAGCCTCATATTTGTAGGAGACACTCAGAAACTGGCTCTTCCAGAGAAGAAGGACAGAGTGACCTTCAGAGAAGACTCTCCAAAATTAGTCAACACAGACATGAAGAAACCACAGGTGAGGACAAGTACTACGTCCTCAGTTCTAGAAAGCCTGTCTAGAAGTCAAGGGTCTGACAGCTCTCTCAACAAATCTGAGGAAGACTGTTCAAAACAAGAGCAAAATCCCATGGAGTTTTTAAGAAAAGGGTCACTACGGCTGAAGCAGCTTTTGAACCCAAAAGGTGAAAAGAAATTGGAGGAGGAACCTGCTTCTGAGAGTGGGAAATGTGACAAGCAGGCAGTGGTGCTCAAACGATCATCCATAGGGGACTGCCAGGAAGCaatggaggaagaaaaaccccCCAAATTCGCAGCACCACTGCCCCCCAAGAGCAGCCAGACAACGCAAGGGAGGTTCCCGTCCTCCACAGCCAACATCCTGTACAGCAGCAACCTGCGTGACGACACCAAGGTGATCCTGGAGCAGATCTCTGCCAACAGCCAGAagaacagagctgagctggccaAGCAGCTGCCGTCCACCAGCAACCCCGACCTCTCCAGGTCGACCACAagcttggaaagaaaaggggaaaaggagaaaagctgcAACATCCACAGGTCAGAGAGCTTTGGGAGCCAGAAACGGAACCTGCAGCGGCAGCCGTCGGAGGACAGAGACACCCTCCTGAAGAAGATGGAGAACATGAGGAAGGAGAAGCGAGTCTACAGCAGGTTTGAGGTGTTCTGCAAGAAGGACGAGCACACGAGTCCCAGTGAAGAGGAATATGACACAGATGCCAAAGacaagaaaatgggaaaattcaTGCCCAAAATCCTGGGGACCTTCAAGACCAAAAAATGA